A single genomic interval of Dysidea avara chromosome 8, odDysAvar1.4, whole genome shotgun sequence harbors:
- the LOC136264023 gene encoding ATP-dependent DNA helicase Q1-like, producing MTASTEATATVNESMIDDVAHQMGINRLKPKQMEAITAFLSGRDVFVALPTGYGKSIIFALLPAIFNRIKGCNSSLAVCISPLTSLEVDLTVKLQSRGINAAYVGEQQIDWQETKRVLEGNIEIVFISPESIIHNKAFRNMLRSEAYKERMVALIVDEAHCVKTWGDKFRTDFSKLGELRSLIAVNVMALTATATLDTLKVVKERLSLHDPAVIGLSPNVPNILYSTAKLPKLEDFCRRLSTVLMRHRVSYPKTIIFCRSYSDCGDIYRTLEIMMGSSFTEPIGYPKGLHRFRLVDMFTRASKRKMKQKVLESFVSMTSRLRVVIATTAFSLGIDCPNIRKVIHYGTPGTIEEYVQETGRAGRDGEPAKACLFYGNPPKDVTPEMRSYGTNASQCRRNLLFKRFLFYNVDTVGEISPKCQCCDNCAKNCDCIDCVHRYQS from the exons ATGACCGCCAGTACAGAAGCTACCGCCACTGTTAATGAGAGTATGATAGACGATGTTGCTCATCAGATGGGGATAAACAGACTTAAGCCAAAACAGATGGAAGCTATTACAGCGTTTTTATCTGGAAGGGATGTGTTCGTAGCTTTGCCAACTGGATATGGTAAATCTATCATCTTTGCTTTGCTTCCTGCAATCTTTAATAGAATAAAAG GTTGCAATAGCAGCCTGGCTGTTTGTATAAGTCCTTTAACATCACTTGAGGTGGACCTAACAGTCAAGCTACAGAGCAGGGGGATTAATGCTGCATATGTTGGTGAGCAGCAAATAGATTGGCAGGAGACCAAGAGAGTGTTAGAGGGAAATATTGAAATAGTTTTTATTAGTCCTGAAAGCATTATTCACAATAAGGCTTTTAGGAATATGCTGCGCAGTGAAGCATACAAAGAAAGAATGGTTGCTTTAATCGTTGATGAGGCACATTGTGTAAAGACTTG GGGTGATAAATTCCGAACAGATTTTTCTAAACTTGGAGAGTTACGTAGCTTGATTGCGGTGAATGTTATGGCTTTGACTGCAACAGCCACATTGGATACCCTGAAGGTAGTTAAGGAACGCCTGTCTCTTCATGACCCTGCAGTTATTGGATTGTCCCCTAATGTTCCTAACATATTGTATTCAACTGCAAAGCTCCCTAAGCTGGAAGATTTCTGTCGCCGTTTGTCCACTGTATTGATGAGACATCGTGTGTCATACCCAAAGACAATTATTTTTTGTCGGAGTTACAGTGATTGTGGTGACATTTATCGTACATTAGAAATAATGATGGGGTCAAGTTTCACCGAGCCTATTGGCTATCCAAAGGGATTACATCGCTTTAGACTTGTTGACATGTTCACTAGAGCTTCCAAAAGGAAGATGAAGCAGAAAGTACTGGAATCATTCGTTTCTATGACCAGTAGATTAAGAGTGGTTATTGCGACTACAGCTTTCAGCTTGGGAATAGACTGTCCTAATATAAGAAAAGTAATTCACTATGGTACTCCAGGCACTATTGAGGAATACGTTCAAGAGACTGGCCGTGCTGGTAGAGATGGAGAACCAGCCAAAGCTTGTTTGTTTTATGGGAATCCGCCAAAAGATGTAACACCAGAGATGAGATCATACGGCACTAATGCTTCACAATGCCGCagaaatcttttgttcaagaGGTTTTTGTTTTACAACGTAGACACCGTTGGAGAGATCTCACCAAAATGTCAGTGCTGTGACAACTGTGCAAAGAATTGTGATTGTATAGACTGTGTGCATCGTTATCAATCATAA
- the LOC136264021 gene encoding uncharacterized protein: MERCCLCLSLVTDSTSKSKRRKLYNVSCAEYKVVLERLSLQCAKRPFSSYQETSNRDAYLCHRCVDEVKSIDKLERALQTKTQKVLDKLNRLTVLPQSTQVTIGHKRPIVASTSSNPSMLERQKRPSVIPPQQTSSATNPGQPNHQSSSQIDLSVVIDYQSGPRRYKITDPLRKSYIRKLTFKRYKKLAGLLVNSSTTAKCFRDSFGRKVCSELADICSKKADSLLRDVNEAVKQFSWETVWLEFERRLPTLVGLLQLILPSSSKAVLCFIIGIILKNRSPHMALIQRAVSVMLYAHGAGKQVYKSLQPLMVCLSHKRTIALVNRLSEDHDADVLFWAEDLKRFIEEQPVHHDILIAGDEIDMDQFESPAQDEDFVIDSNPINSSSSTSSSDDDVPTDDSESSVMGSPIDRSYTVQETSMSELEASFIPPPHSPIRLSDEDCTSPRQTEEVYPTAAENSVDQQMVTNYTLRDVPANDITCTPTLNPGNQSHWSGFKIVIDNVDKNFRPRYQRVDHQTKSLHCVHMYASKDRIDFSSFSNSKPEQVSVTPEDILPNYSDFSGIKEHFKVLVSRVLVQRLEQFSSQKRDVQWHLPSAYSNEMSMKSTVVPLGIIDQNENRVDEMAEILDQLHKYVPAKSYEVTTHLIDEGEELVHRGYNFHQIACTGDQLTVARQRTAKAVRHHSEDELDRLEGLVPSVEDWHTKQLLVKVIWKWLYSKQSSTEIGTLYQLKNTINRTNVPSDPKDNLNACEDFLGVVLEAHIVAAAKTLLSSTEYESVFGLAASIVDSFLQIDLPNTQPSQTQQPGRSRRRGTRQQPVPVDGVHIYGTDVLTLGLLWLGFSDAIKEGDGDKVFVYWKFLLLVFKSGGCRNYSIEAVKLLYQTHTLSPRLAAQLKWGRFINTHRRQGCNISGDLYLEHLNNRLKGTLCNLGPNNKTDTIQQAAKTVGVVSKVCQQFEKETCTVKDSDNHKRKPYTQDFNLILAILEEKDVFSNKPNRAHKSFALTQGHMQGFNDDKIHKWLQDKIESVKKYY; the protein is encoded by the exons ATGGAGCGTTGCTGCCTTTGTCTGTCGCTTGTGACGGACAGTACATCCAAAAGCAAGCGAAGAAAGCTTTACAATGTCAGCTGTGCCGAGTACAAGGTTGTACTTGAAAGACTGAGTCTACAATGTGCCAAGCGTCCATTTTCTTCCTACCAAGAAACTAGCAATCGTGATGCGTACCTATGCCATCGCTGCGTTGATGAAGTCAAGTCGATTGATAAGTTAGAGAGGGCTTTGCAAACGAAAACACAGAAGGTTTTGGACAAGCTAAACCGCTTGACTGTACTTCCTCAATCAACACAAGTGACAATAGGACACAAGAGGCCTATTGTAGCTTCTACAAGCAGCAATCCATCAATGCTTGAGCGACAAAAGAGACCAAGTGTAATTCCACCTCAACAAACTTCTAGTGCCACCAATCCTGGTCAGCCTAACCATCAATCAAGTTCACAAATTGATCTCTCT GTAGTGATAGATTATCAATCTGGACCACGTCGCTACAAGATAACAGACCCTCTGCGTAAGAGCTATATTAGAAAGCTGACGTTTAAAAGATACAAGAAACTTGCTGGTCTCTTAGTCAATTCAAGCACTACAGCTAAATGCTTCCGTGATTCCTTTGGAAGAAAGGTCTGCAGTGAGCTGGCAGATATTTGCAGTAAGAAGGCCGATTCACTCTTACGAGATGTCAATGAAGCAGTGAAGCAGTTCAGCTGGGAGACAGTGTGGTTAGAGTTTGAGCGAAGGCTACCTACATTGGTTGGCTTGCTCCAGTTAATATTGCCATCTTCTAGCAAAGCAGTTTTGTGCTTTATTATTGGAATTATTCTGAAGAATAGATCACCACACATGGCTCTCATCCAACGAGCAGTGTCAGTTATGTTGTATGCCCATGGTGCTGGCAAACAG GTTTACAAGAGCTTGCAGCCACTAATGGTATGTCTTTCTCACAAGAGAACAATTGCACTTGTCAATCGGCTATCAGAGGACCATGACGCAGATGTTTTATTTTGGGCAGAAGATTTGAAGAGGTTTATCGAG GAGCAGCCAGTACACCATGACATTTTAATAGCTGGTGATGAGATTGACATGGATCAATTCGAATCTCCTGCCCAAGACGAGGATTTTGTGATTGATAGCAACCCAATAAACAGCAGCTCATCAACATCGAGCAGTGACGATGATGTGCCCACAGATGATAGTGAATCATCAGTCATGGGTTCACCAATTGATAGGTCATACACTGTACAAGAGACATCAATGAGTGAGCTGGAGGCTTCCTTTATACCACCACCGCACAGTCCAATCAGGCTTTCAGATGAAGACTGTACCTCTCCTCGACAAACCGAGGAAGTGTATCCTACTGCTGCGGAAAACAGTGTCGATCAACAGATGGTGACAAACTATACTCTTCGAGATGTCCCTGCAAACGATATCACTTGTACTCCCACTCTTAATCCGGGAAACCAGTCTCATTGGTCTGGGTTTAAAATAGTCATTGACAATGTGGATAAAAACTTTCGACCCAGATATCAACGAGTTGACCACCAAACTAAATCTTTGCACTGTGTCCACATGTATGCTTCCAAAGACCGAATTGACTTTTCATCGTTTTCTAACTCTAAGCCGGAACAAGTTAGTGTGACACCAGAGGACATTTTGCCAAATTACAGTGATTTTTCTGGTATAAAGGAGCACTTTAAAGTACTTGTTTCAAG GGTGCTTGTGCAGCGTTTGGAACAATTTTCATCCCAGAAGAGAGATGTTCAGTGGCACTTACCTAGTGCATACAGCAACGAGATGTCAATGAAATCCACCGTA GTACCACTTGGCATAATTGATCAGAATGAAAACAGAGTTGACGAGATGGCTGAAATATTGGACCAGTTACACAAATACGTCCCTGCTAAGTCGTATGAAGTTACTACACACTTGATTGATGAGGGAGAAGAGTTAGTACACAGAGGATACAACTTTCATCAGATTGCGTGCACAGGTGATCAACTGACAGTAGCCCGTCAGCGTACTGCCAAAGCTGTACGGCACCATTCCGAAGATGAACTAGATCGATTAGAAGGATTGGTTCCATCTGTTGAAGATTGGCATACCAAGCAATTGCTCGTGAAG GTGATATGGAAGTGGCTATATTCGAAGCAGTCATCGACTGAAATAGGAACTCTCTACCAGCTCAAAAACACAATAAACAGAACAAACGTCCCTTCAGATCCCAAAGACAACCTCAATGCTTGTGAAGACTTCTTGGGAGTGGTTTTAGAAGCACACATTGTGGCTGCTGCAAAAACCCTTTTATCATCTACCGAGTATGAGTCTGTCTTTGGTTTAGCCGCATCGATAGTTGATAGCTTTCTTCAGATTGATTTGCCCAATACACAGCCATCTCAAACACAGCAGCCGGGTAGATCAAGACGTCGTGGAACCAGACAACAACCTGTACCAGTTGATGGCGTTCACATTTACGGAACTGATGTCTTAACACTGGGACTCTTGTGGTTGGGATTTAGTGATGCAATTAAGGAAGGTGATGGGGATAAAGTCTTTGTATACTGGAAGTTTCTTCTGTTAGTCTTTAAGAGTGGAGGATGTCGCAACTACTCTATTGAGGCTGTTAAACTGCTTTATCAGACACACACCTTGTCTCCCAGGTTAGCAGCTCAATTGAAGTGGGGAAGGTTTATTAATACGCACAGAAGGCAGGGATGCAATATTTCAGGAGATTTATATTTGGAGCACCTGAATAATAGACTAAAAGGAACTTTGTGTAATCTTGGACCCAACAATAAAACTGATACTATTCAGCAGGCGGCTAAGACTGTTGGTGTGGTGAGCAAGGTGTGCCAACAATTTGAAAAGGAGACGTGTACTGTTAAAGACAGTGATAATCACAAACGCAAGCCATATACACAGGATTTTAACTTGATCTTAGCAATTCTCGAGGAAAAGGATGTGTTCTCAAACAAGCCAAACAGGGCACACAAGAGTTTTGCTCTGACACAAGGACACATGCAAGGTTTTAACGATGATAAGATTCATAAATGGCTACAAGATAAAATTGAAAGTGTCAAGAAATATTATTAA